Genomic DNA from Shouchella patagoniensis:
CCGTTGAGTAAGTAAAGTAGATCGACCTCGGAAGTTCTGGGGCGATTTGACGTGAGAAATGCGTTGCTGCTCCTTCTTGGTTGAGCCAAATCAGTGGATTGGTCCACTCTTTTTTTTCCCATTTCATTCCTGCTTGATCGGATAAAATGTTTTGGGTTGCATGTCCGAATTCATGAGCGACGATAACGCGTAATGATTGACGATTTGGTAAGAGGCGTTCCAGTGCAAATGAAATGTCTGGAATGATTTGTCGGTGTGTATAAGAATTGGAACCAAAACCACCTACAAGCAAATGAATTGTACCTGGATAGTCAATCATATAACGTGTGCGATAGTGTTCAGCGGTTTCTTTAATTATGGATGGAATTAGAGCATGGACTTCTGTGATTGTTTGAAATGCGTGAGGGTATTTATCAAGTGATTGTTGAAGTCGTTCTTTTGTGTCTTTGCAGTGGAGTGGAAAGTAGCTCTTAAATGTTTCAGGGTAGTTTTCGTAATAGTTTCGTAAAAATGAAATCGTTGGTTGATAATGATTAAGAAAGTAAGGGACAGTATCGTTTATTTGCAAAATATCCCCTCCGAAAATTAAGATTTAGTAAGGTTTTTACCAATTCGTTTTGCTAGTGCCTCTTGTGCAGCAAGCCTTTCGATTAAGCTGTCTGTATTCTGTTCTGTTTTGATGAGAATGCCATCTGTTTCTTCAGAGGCTTTACTTGGTTCAATTAATGTTAGTGCCCAACTAGCCCAAAATAAAGCTACTTGTGTGTGGGGCTCTCGAACAAAGTCTAATAAAGCGGGGATGCTTTGATTTCCAATCCGTACGAGTGAGAGCGCAGCTGCCATTCGAATTTGTTCGTTGTGATGGTTGAGTTTAGCAATGGCTTCAGGTATGGCCTCAGCTGCTAATGAGCCGATTTCTCCAATAACGACTAGAGCCATTGCAATCACATCTTCCTTATCGTTTGTTTGAATCTTATTTCGTAAAATCGGTAATGCGCTCTGTCCTTTAGCACTTAAAGACTTTATGGCTTGAGAGGAAGCGTGGACATCGTTGCTATTAAGTTGATCTAGTTGCACCATTAAATCCTTTTCTCCCATATGATCACTCCTTTGTTACATTCTTTCGCTTTTTAAGGAGGAGATTCCTACTATTGATCTAAAATAGATGGTGAAATTTCCCATACTCTTATAATGATGTTGCAACTTATCTTTCATTCAGCTATAGTATAAGGAATATTCAAGCAACGATGAAGAGTAAGTACGTGGACAATAATGCTTAAGAGAGCTAGTGGGTGGTGCGAACTAGTGCAGGCTGTTGGCGGAATGGGCTTCTGAGCTTCCTGGCTGAACGATTGAGTAGGCTGGGCGGGTGTCTTGCCGTTAAAAAAGACAACGCATCGGAGCGAGACTCCTGTGTGAATTGAGCGCGTTTCTTTTTGGAGCGAACAAAGGTGG
This window encodes:
- a CDS encoding HEAT repeat domain-containing protein, translated to MGEKDLMVQLDQLNSNDVHASSQAIKSLSAKGQSALPILRNKIQTNDKEDVIAMALVVIGEIGSLAAEAIPEAIAKLNHHNEQIRMAAALSLVRIGNQSIPALLDFVREPHTQVALFWASWALTLIEPSKASEETDGILIKTEQNTDSLIERLAAQEALAKRIGKNLTKS